Proteins encoded within one genomic window of Marinobacter halotolerans:
- the rho gene encoding transcription termination factor Rho, whose protein sequence is MTRKTLGLTRKPAKNAKPESEEVGAAVDVEVETDPQKRFLNGVAINPAPGIRLESGSDKLTVRAMDLITPIGVGQRGLIVAPPGSGKSTILKDICQAVGKAYPEIKLYALLIDERPEEVTDFKRSVPAEVHASSSDESYANHARVADELLDTARQQAGEGHNVMIVIDSLTRLARVHNAERKSSGRTMSGGVDARAMEIPRRLFGSARNLENGGSLTILATVLVDTGSRMDQVIFEEFKGTGNMELVLSREVANQRIFPALDISKSSTRREELLLEPKDLDQIRALRRALGGLKPLEGTTKLVELLEKYPTNAELLQNIPGAPIN, encoded by the coding sequence ATGACAAGAAAGACATTAGGCTTAACCCGAAAACCAGCCAAAAACGCCAAACCAGAGTCTGAGGAAGTCGGGGCTGCGGTTGATGTTGAAGTTGAGACTGATCCGCAAAAACGTTTTCTAAACGGTGTGGCCATCAATCCCGCGCCGGGGATTCGCCTGGAGTCTGGTTCAGACAAACTCACGGTGCGCGCGATGGATTTGATCACGCCGATTGGAGTGGGGCAGCGCGGTTTGATCGTTGCACCGCCGGGGTCTGGAAAATCGACCATTTTAAAAGATATCTGCCAGGCGGTGGGAAAGGCGTATCCCGAGATTAAGCTTTACGCGTTATTGATTGATGAGCGCCCCGAAGAGGTCACTGATTTCAAGCGCAGCGTCCCGGCTGAGGTACACGCTTCTTCTTCGGATGAAAGCTATGCCAATCACGCCCGCGTGGCCGATGAGCTTCTTGATACCGCTCGCCAACAGGCTGGCGAGGGTCATAACGTCATGATTGTGATTGATTCTCTTACCAGGCTTGCGCGTGTGCACAATGCCGAGCGAAAGAGCAGCGGTCGTACTATGTCGGGCGGGGTTGATGCTCGGGCGATGGAGATCCCGCGGAGGTTGTTTGGCTCTGCACGAAACCTTGAGAACGGCGGCTCGCTTACCATTCTGGCCACCGTACTGGTGGATACCGGCAGCCGTATGGACCAGGTGATATTTGAGGAATTCAAGGGCACGGGCAACATGGAGCTGGTGTTGTCCAGAGAGGTCGCGAATCAGCGCATCTTCCCCGCCCTGGATATTTCCAAAAGCAGCACACGCCGTGAAGAGCTGCTGCTGGAACCGAAGGATTTAGATCAAATTAGAGCGTTGCGCCGGGCGCTTGGCGGCCTCAAACCGCTAGAGGGCACAACAAAGCTGGTTGAGCTGCTTGAAAAGTACCCGACCAATGCCGAGCTTCTGCAAAACATTCCGGGGGCGCCCATCAATTGA
- a CDS encoding alcohol dehydrogenase family protein — MPDLTYLRPFDPSRFNLRVDQPTMKAVVTTGNGGYEKLEYRDVPIPVPAPGEVLLKVLAAGVNNTEINTRLGWYSSSVEGGTEQLSETEDEPAVEDGGWNESTPFPFIQGTDCCGEVVAWGEGTQGPAIGKRVLVRACMRLNGFDSLDNIWMASDFDGAFAQYVTVPASEVFEIDCDWSDVELATIPCAYGTAENMLHRAGVTNVSRLLVTGASGGVGSAVVQLANRRGAYVIAVAGESKLDLVRSLGADQVVARGQDLSAEISDSSVDVVIDNVAGDQVGTLLKLMARGGRYASSGAIAGPITTIDMRDFYLKDLTLIGCTAWDEPVFPNLIGYIEKGEIHPLVAKTFELKDIATAQQEFLRKTHFGNFVLVPPH, encoded by the coding sequence ATGCCTGATCTAACCTACCTCCGCCCTTTCGATCCCTCCCGGTTCAATCTTCGCGTCGACCAACCAACGATGAAAGCGGTGGTCACCACCGGCAACGGCGGTTATGAAAAGCTGGAATACCGCGATGTTCCCATTCCTGTGCCAGCACCGGGAGAGGTGTTGCTGAAGGTGTTAGCGGCCGGGGTCAACAATACGGAGATCAATACGCGGCTTGGCTGGTATTCATCTTCGGTTGAAGGAGGAACCGAGCAACTATCGGAAACCGAGGATGAGCCCGCGGTTGAGGACGGCGGCTGGAACGAATCCACGCCCTTCCCGTTCATTCAGGGCACCGACTGTTGTGGGGAGGTTGTGGCCTGGGGCGAAGGTACGCAGGGGCCGGCTATTGGCAAACGGGTGCTTGTGCGGGCCTGCATGCGCCTTAACGGCTTTGATTCGCTGGATAACATCTGGATGGCGTCGGATTTTGACGGCGCCTTTGCCCAGTACGTGACGGTGCCCGCCAGCGAGGTATTTGAGATTGATTGCGACTGGAGCGACGTGGAACTTGCCACTATCCCCTGCGCGTATGGCACGGCAGAGAACATGTTGCACCGGGCAGGCGTTACAAACGTTAGCCGCCTGTTGGTTACCGGAGCATCTGGCGGGGTCGGTTCTGCGGTCGTCCAGCTGGCCAATCGCCGGGGTGCCTATGTGATTGCCGTAGCCGGCGAAAGCAAGCTGGATTTGGTCAGGAGCCTGGGGGCGGACCAGGTGGTTGCCCGTGGACAGGACCTGTCTGCTGAAATTTCGGATTCGTCAGTGGATGTGGTGATCGACAATGTCGCCGGTGACCAGGTGGGAACGCTGTTGAAGCTGATGGCCCGTGGTGGCCGCTATGCTTCCTCCGGCGCCATTGCCGGGCCGATCACCACCATCGATATGCGCGATTTTTACCTCAAGGATCTGACGCTGATTGGATGTACGGCCTGGGATGAACCGGTCTTTCCGAACCTTATCGGGTACATTGAAAAGGGTGAGATCCACCCGTTGGTTGCAAAGACCTTTGAGCTGAAAGACATTGCCACGGCTCAGCAGGAATTTCTCAGAAAGACCCACTTTGGAAACTTTGTTCTGGTGCCACCGCACTAA
- a CDS encoding ankyrin repeat domain-containing protein → MFKAYDELIESSEYVSIDELLAHGFDPGQPDNDGLFVLEPVCRALDLDLARELIRAGADVNSRGSTGFTPLLSTIDCANQDPKKAVQLVELLLEQGANIEGRGDWDKTPFLKSCTRGVAELTRLLVSRGCDIHATAAEIGGNMGAMEFADTPSNSREFRQYVGSLFHS, encoded by the coding sequence ATGTTCAAAGCTTACGATGAGCTAATTGAGAGCAGTGAATACGTCTCAATTGATGAGCTGCTGGCTCATGGTTTTGATCCCGGCCAGCCGGATAACGATGGTCTATTTGTCCTTGAGCCTGTGTGCCGGGCGCTAGACCTGGATTTAGCCCGTGAATTGATTAGGGCCGGAGCGGATGTGAATTCAAGAGGCAGCACTGGATTTACTCCTCTGCTCTCAACAATTGACTGCGCCAACCAAGACCCAAAGAAAGCTGTTCAGCTTGTCGAGCTATTGCTGGAACAAGGTGCCAACATCGAGGGAAGAGGTGATTGGGATAAAACGCCCTTTCTCAAATCCTGCACGCGAGGCGTCGCCGAGTTAACACGGCTGCTTGTATCTAGAGGTTGCGACATACATGCAACCGCTGCTGAAATTGGGGGCAATATGGGAGCTATGGAATTCGCTGACACGCCGTCAAACAGTAGGGAATTTCGGCAATATGTCGGTAGTTTGTTCCACTCATAA
- a CDS encoding LamG-like jellyroll fold domain-containing protein — protein MLFVTALATTAVTEAVAGPEDRTRTFCGVVKRACGGHLEPQCTSGSICDAGFNSYGINVKINCPWPIPDQTITAGCYDRRPSCNDCSASGQVPCPVEAAAFCPVGCDSGLKLNKTTQLCGTVGLAGIPPGNLGASCAPGFPCKDGLTCDESRLQCVGKAKAGQSCVNPFVGCEDGLSCTGALECSNSPARLGQTCDAFNPCGDGLFCQPGLPQRCVARRVVGEGCSAFNPCVSGTSCEACFTEGCNAPFQCFPNPNEGAITAQQCQELFSPAIRRQLMSTDESFPLTQTYGSGSAIAAGEGFSLEVGTVYSPLGEYGCYRTQCNTAGLDLGANVYGAIGFYDFFTDVAGASFNIFQGVSAFEVVSFNTSQILAGTQIPDPTGGAKVTVSVDSPARLIGTADAFGLGLPSPLPVAGGIAMCTTTVDELDVSGAGSAAVLIPPPQPAPDPATGIPTGKGAVYFDGDNDQIALRDPTALAALRQTDALTVAAWINPSDNDGNTSFISKEGEYQLAMIDGELSYTIANTDPGWSTWIQTGYFPKPDQWTHVAVTYQNQFGPSDNQRAYVNGRLLHVLDGVGPIGDFHSTQNDFHIGGRQRLSGSTTYKGRVDDVQVWSRSLTPTEIQQVLDGGIAPLPGLVARWQFEELDNGVALANSAEFDILLNSVSTTATPAVADGNRLTSGAIRFDGDMHLGTDDNLLLASLDNSDTFTLEAWIWVDQGAPAATLASNSGVFSLGLSPGNTLTYELATANPGWALIDSSVEVPTEQWSHVAMAYDGTGDGVTLYLNGQPVFQNAASGTLGDTDIERDEIVLGKDLMGALDDVRLWSTARTSGDIADHFDAPLTLFPSTLLGYWRFDERDTMLAVDSSANSYHMAMGVGVETTSPLRIGVGGLPGYPRALLVDPCIASPVADEDADGICDLVDNCPLIANPGQQDSDADGVGNACTDSSGPPKVLLAAVDQSNQSSRKGSQNVVALQFAIDNNYAGSRLEEIVLRARGSGNDAAAISAVRFWHDTNNNGAIDPEDTQLGNGRFNQDNGELNLKSQELFLLPLGTSHYLVGYDF, from the coding sequence ATGCTCTTTGTTACAGCGCTGGCTACCACCGCGGTCACTGAAGCGGTGGCCGGACCGGAAGATCGAACCCGAACCTTCTGCGGTGTCGTCAAACGCGCCTGTGGTGGGCACCTGGAGCCCCAATGCACCAGTGGCTCCATCTGTGACGCCGGTTTCAACAGTTACGGCATCAACGTCAAAATCAACTGCCCCTGGCCCATTCCCGATCAAACCATCACGGCTGGTTGCTACGATAGGCGCCCGTCCTGTAACGACTGCAGCGCCTCCGGTCAGGTGCCCTGTCCTGTCGAAGCGGCTGCCTTCTGCCCGGTAGGTTGCGACAGCGGCCTCAAACTCAACAAGACAACGCAGCTATGCGGCACAGTGGGCCTGGCAGGCATTCCCCCGGGCAATCTCGGGGCCAGCTGTGCGCCGGGTTTCCCCTGTAAGGACGGGCTTACCTGTGATGAAAGCCGGCTCCAATGCGTCGGCAAAGCCAAAGCCGGTCAATCCTGCGTTAACCCCTTCGTGGGCTGCGAAGACGGCCTGTCCTGCACGGGTGCACTGGAATGCTCCAATTCACCCGCACGGCTCGGCCAGACCTGCGACGCGTTCAACCCCTGCGGCGACGGCCTGTTCTGTCAGCCGGGGCTGCCACAACGGTGTGTTGCCCGCAGGGTAGTAGGCGAGGGCTGTTCCGCTTTCAATCCCTGTGTCAGCGGCACCTCTTGCGAGGCCTGTTTTACGGAAGGCTGCAACGCGCCGTTCCAGTGTTTCCCCAACCCGAACGAGGGCGCGATTACCGCGCAGCAGTGCCAAGAGCTGTTCTCGCCGGCCATCCGGCGGCAGCTAATGAGTACCGACGAGTCTTTCCCCCTGACACAAACCTACGGATCGGGTAGCGCCATTGCGGCTGGCGAAGGTTTTTCACTGGAAGTTGGTACGGTGTACAGCCCGCTTGGGGAATACGGCTGCTACCGCACGCAGTGCAACACTGCCGGCCTTGATCTCGGTGCCAATGTCTATGGTGCCATCGGCTTTTACGACTTTTTCACCGACGTTGCTGGTGCGTCGTTCAATATCTTCCAGGGTGTGTCTGCGTTCGAAGTGGTGTCTTTCAATACCTCCCAGATTCTTGCGGGCACTCAGATACCCGACCCTACCGGTGGGGCAAAGGTGACGGTGTCGGTTGATTCACCGGCCAGGCTGATTGGCACGGCAGATGCGTTTGGCCTGGGCCTTCCCAGCCCTCTGCCCGTTGCCGGTGGTATCGCCATGTGTACTACAACGGTGGATGAGCTGGATGTGTCCGGCGCTGGTTCGGCAGCCGTTCTTATACCTCCGCCACAACCGGCGCCGGACCCGGCCACCGGCATACCAACAGGCAAGGGCGCGGTCTATTTTGATGGTGACAACGACCAGATTGCGTTGCGCGACCCAACCGCGCTGGCCGCACTGAGACAGACTGATGCGCTGACCGTTGCCGCCTGGATCAACCCCTCAGACAATGATGGCAACACCTCTTTCATCAGCAAGGAAGGTGAGTACCAACTGGCAATGATTGACGGCGAGCTTTCCTACACAATCGCCAACACCGATCCGGGCTGGAGTACCTGGATTCAGACCGGGTATTTCCCGAAACCTGACCAGTGGACCCACGTGGCGGTTACCTACCAGAACCAGTTTGGCCCGTCCGACAACCAGCGGGCCTACGTCAACGGCAGGCTTTTGCATGTACTGGATGGCGTTGGCCCTATCGGCGATTTCCACTCTACCCAGAATGATTTCCATATTGGCGGGCGTCAGCGGCTTTCCGGATCTACCACCTACAAGGGTCGCGTTGACGATGTTCAGGTCTGGTCGCGGTCCCTGACGCCAACGGAGATACAGCAGGTGTTGGATGGTGGCATTGCACCTTTGCCGGGGTTAGTTGCCCGTTGGCAGTTCGAGGAGCTCGATAACGGCGTGGCACTGGCCAATTCGGCTGAATTCGACATCCTGTTGAACAGCGTATCGACAACTGCCACGCCGGCGGTAGCGGACGGCAACCGACTGACCTCCGGGGCCATCCGCTTTGACGGTGATATGCATCTCGGCACTGATGACAACCTCCTTCTGGCAAGCCTGGACAACAGCGACACCTTCACCCTTGAGGCATGGATCTGGGTGGACCAGGGCGCACCTGCCGCTACGCTGGCCAGCAACAGTGGCGTGTTCTCCCTTGGCCTTTCCCCGGGCAACACACTGACCTACGAGCTCGCCACTGCCAACCCCGGCTGGGCCCTGATTGACAGCAGTGTGGAGGTGCCTACAGAGCAATGGAGCCATGTGGCCATGGCCTATGACGGCACAGGTGACGGAGTCACTCTTTATCTGAACGGCCAACCAGTCTTTCAGAATGCAGCCAGTGGAACCCTGGGAGACACAGACATTGAACGGGACGAGATTGTGCTGGGCAAAGATCTGATGGGCGCCCTTGATGACGTCCGCCTCTGGTCGACGGCCCGTACGTCAGGCGACATCGCGGATCACTTTGATGCACCGCTTACGCTCTTCCCATCGACCCTTCTGGGCTACTGGCGATTTGACGAGCGAGACACCATGCTCGCCGTCGACAGTTCCGCGAACAGCTATCACATGGCAATGGGGGTCGGGGTGGAGACCACCTCGCCCCTTCGCATCGGTGTGGGCGGCCTGCCGGGTTACCCCAGGGCGCTGCTTGTCGATCCCTGTATTGCCTCACCGGTGGCGGATGAGGATGCCGACGGTATCTGCGATCTGGTCGACAATTGCCCGCTCATTGCCAATCCAGGGCAGCAGGACAGCGACGCCGATGGGGTGGGCAATGCCTGCACTGACAGCTCTGGCCCGCCAAAAGTGTTGCTTGCAGCCGTCGACCAGAGCAATCAATCCAGCCGAAAAGGCAGCCAGAACGTCGTCGCGTTGCAATTCGCCATCGACAACAATTATGCCGGCAGCAGGCTGGAGGAAATCGTACTCAGAGCCAGGGGCAGCGGAAACGACGCCGCGGCTATCAGCGCTGTGCGTTTCTGGCACGACACCAACAACAACGGCGCCATTGATCCGGAGGATACACAGCTCGGCAATGGCCGCTTCAACCAGGACAACGGCGAACTGAACCTGAAATCACAGGAGCTTTTCCTGCTGCCGTTGGGAACCAGCCATTACCTCGTCGGATACGATTTCTAG
- a CDS encoding PEP-CTERM sorting domain-containing protein, whose product MKTMGTWFAAITLVAFSSLANAGIVTFSAYVNDGAFAAASGATSLTGALPNLGAQGTSVTLGGATLTAGNTIFVGSGWSSLMPGGNAIAISGKENLGISINTGASTAFGFYFHEPSQSSAQLDGCNATCVDSIFNLEFSLGGSYVDDVNLVAAKDKLNFFGAILNQTFDSVTVTETTGGIDNEFFGEMFVARVPEPGTFILLLSGIIGLALRRRA is encoded by the coding sequence ATGAAGACCATGGGAACCTGGTTTGCAGCGATCACCTTAGTGGCGTTCAGCTCATTGGCGAACGCTGGCATTGTTACATTCAGTGCCTACGTGAATGACGGCGCATTCGCCGCCGCTTCCGGCGCCACGAGCCTGACCGGCGCACTCCCGAATCTGGGCGCCCAGGGTACGTCTGTTACTTTGGGCGGCGCAACGCTGACGGCAGGCAATACAATCTTCGTTGGCAGTGGCTGGTCCAGCCTCATGCCTGGTGGAAATGCGATCGCCATCAGCGGTAAGGAAAACCTGGGTATTTCAATTAACACCGGAGCGTCGACTGCGTTTGGTTTTTATTTCCACGAGCCCAGCCAAAGTTCTGCGCAGCTGGATGGCTGCAACGCGACTTGCGTGGACTCCATCTTCAATCTCGAGTTTTCACTGGGTGGAAGCTACGTCGACGACGTCAATTTAGTGGCAGCAAAGGACAAACTGAATTTCTTCGGCGCCATCCTTAACCAGACCTTCGATTCGGTCACCGTCACGGAAACCACCGGCGGCATTGATAATGAATTCTTTGGTGAGATGTTTGTTGCGCGTGTGCCGGAACCAGGCACCTTTATCTTGCTGCTCTCAGGCATTATCGGCCTTGCTCTGCGTCGCAGAGCTTAA
- a CDS encoding GFA family protein, whose protein sequence is MKLAGGCHCGGVRYEVEGEPYTHALCHCSDCRRHAGAPMVGWTMYPQEALSITKGTPKVYESSEHGRRQFCPDCGTGLFYSNARMLPGLIDIQSGTYDTPGEIPARIHIQVAERISWMERVHELPVFDRFPPTE, encoded by the coding sequence ATGAAGCTTGCAGGTGGGTGTCATTGCGGCGGTGTCCGCTACGAAGTTGAGGGAGAGCCATACACTCATGCGCTCTGTCATTGCTCGGATTGCCGGCGTCATGCTGGCGCGCCAATGGTTGGGTGGACCATGTATCCCCAGGAGGCTCTGAGCATCACCAAAGGAACACCAAAGGTTTATGAATCGTCTGAGCACGGAAGGCGACAGTTCTGCCCGGATTGTGGGACCGGTCTGTTTTATTCCAATGCCAGGATGCTGCCCGGCCTGATCGATATTCAGAGCGGTACCTACGATACGCCGGGAGAGATCCCGGCGAGGATTCATATTCAGGTCGCGGAGAGAATAAGCTGGATGGAGCGGGTTCACGAACTGCCGGTATTCGATCGGTTCCCGCCGACTGAGTAA
- a CDS encoding TIR domain-containing protein has protein sequence MSTRQIHVFISHAWKYSGHYKTLASWIFEENWSVGQASLDFRNYSVPKDNPIHNAPNDKQLKQAILKQIAMSHVIVIPTGMYTGYSKWIAKEIQGSTDYGKPILAVNPQGQRRTSGVVANASSMSVGWAKKSVIGGIWELYK, from the coding sequence ATGAGCACAAGACAGATCCACGTTTTCATCAGTCACGCCTGGAAATATTCAGGACATTACAAAACACTTGCAAGTTGGATCTTCGAAGAAAACTGGAGTGTGGGTCAAGCGTCCCTGGACTTTCGGAATTATTCTGTACCAAAGGATAATCCAATTCACAATGCACCTAACGACAAGCAGCTCAAACAAGCGATATTAAAACAAATTGCTATGAGTCACGTGATAGTGATTCCGACAGGGATGTATACCGGATATAGCAAATGGATCGCAAAAGAAATCCAAGGTTCTACCGACTACGGCAAGCCAATTTTAGCAGTTAACCCACAAGGTCAACGTCGCACCTCGGGCGTGGTAGCTAATGCATCATCGATGTCGGTTGGCTGGGCAAAAAAATCCGTAATTGGAGGGATCTGGGAGCTGTACAAGTAA
- a CDS encoding FMN-binding negative transcriptional regulator codes for MLLALSESIPQRDRKMLVPSHFKEENQEQLQQYIRDYSFGVLVVADGNGIDANHLPFHFSCDEDRPLGTLRCHVARVNPVWQRIENGASVLAIFQGPDAYVSPSWYETKAETGRVVPTWNYLAVHAQGKGLIFQEHAWLTEHLHQLTDLHESGRKNPWSVDDAPSEFTSRLVKAIVGIEIRIETLTGQVKASQNHPERNRAGVKAGLADGSASDQAMSEFIS; via the coding sequence TTGTTGCTGGCGTTATCTGAATCGATACCCCAGAGAGATAGAAAAATGCTAGTCCCCAGCCATTTTAAAGAAGAAAACCAGGAACAACTTCAGCAGTACATCAGGGACTATAGTTTTGGTGTGCTGGTGGTTGCGGACGGCAATGGTATCGACGCAAATCACCTGCCCTTCCATTTCAGTTGCGACGAAGACCGGCCACTTGGAACGCTGAGATGCCATGTCGCCCGTGTGAATCCTGTTTGGCAGCGAATTGAGAACGGCGCTTCGGTTCTGGCCATTTTTCAGGGGCCGGATGCCTATGTATCACCGTCCTGGTATGAAACCAAAGCCGAAACGGGTCGGGTTGTGCCAACATGGAACTATCTGGCTGTCCATGCGCAAGGCAAGGGTTTAATCTTTCAGGAACACGCCTGGCTTACCGAGCATCTCCATCAGTTAACGGATCTTCACGAGTCCGGTAGAAAAAATCCCTGGTCTGTAGACGATGCACCTTCCGAGTTCACCAGTCGCCTGGTTAAGGCCATTGTCGGTATCGAGATCAGAATTGAAACGCTCACAGGACAGGTCAAGGCAAGCCAGAACCACCCTGAGCGCAATAGAGCCGGTGTGAAGGCTGGCCTTGCAGATGGCTCTGCCAGTGATCAGGCAATGTCTGAGTTTATCAGCTAA
- a CDS encoding DksA/TraR family C4-type zinc finger protein has translation MAGGWSRDGAVQDQIDASVEDEVQRARSQLTSGDSLKECEECDRPIPEARRKAIPGVRLCVECQAALEQQNSQSGGINRRGSKDSQLR, from the coding sequence ATGGCAGGTGGATGGTCCCGCGATGGCGCGGTTCAGGATCAGATCGACGCAAGCGTTGAGGATGAGGTTCAGCGGGCCCGCAGCCAGCTGACCAGCGGCGATAGCCTGAAGGAATGCGAGGAGTGTGACCGCCCTATTCCGGAAGCCCGTCGCAAGGCGATTCCAGGCGTCCGGCTTTGCGTCGAGTGCCAGGCTGCGCTTGAGCAGCAGAACAGCCAGTCCGGCGGCATCAACCGCCGTGGCAGCAAAGACAGTCAGCTGCGCTGA
- a CDS encoding DUF4231 domain-containing protein, with protein MASIDIDSEDLPGLYQSANQASLSSQNVYYTGLKWYLFLLVLAAFVSYLRPTDAVGALVSASLFLITLGILIFIRVKRPDDVWYNGRAVAESVKTIAWRWMMRAEPYEDDENIEIVSRTFLSDLKTILDQNKSLSHSLQAGIALNDPISEKMREVRKLPVADRLLVYVNHRVTDQANWYWMKSRFNKRRAQQWFWVSVVLHSAAILMLLYRIKDPSLALPVEVLATAAGAVLTWLQAKKHNELNSAYALAAHEIVIIKGESTSVHDEGQLSEFVTNSESAFSREHTQWVARKGD; from the coding sequence ATGGCCTCTATCGATATCGACTCAGAAGATTTACCTGGACTATATCAATCAGCTAATCAGGCGTCACTTAGCTCGCAGAATGTCTACTACACCGGTTTGAAGTGGTACCTTTTTCTGTTAGTGCTTGCAGCATTCGTTTCGTACTTGCGCCCAACTGATGCTGTGGGAGCATTAGTTTCGGCAAGCCTCTTCCTGATTACGCTCGGAATACTCATTTTCATCCGGGTTAAAAGACCCGATGACGTTTGGTACAACGGTCGCGCGGTTGCGGAATCGGTCAAAACTATCGCTTGGCGCTGGATGATGAGGGCCGAGCCATACGAAGACGATGAGAACATCGAAATTGTATCTCGAACATTTCTAAGTGACCTCAAGACGATACTAGATCAGAACAAAAGTCTTTCTCATTCACTTCAGGCAGGAATTGCCTTAAATGACCCAATATCTGAAAAAATGCGAGAGGTCAGAAAGCTCCCAGTTGCGGATAGGTTGCTTGTCTACGTGAACCATCGGGTAACCGACCAAGCGAACTGGTATTGGATGAAATCGCGGTTCAATAAGCGCCGTGCTCAACAGTGGTTCTGGGTATCTGTCGTGTTGCACTCCGCCGCGATCCTTATGCTGCTTTACAGAATCAAAGATCCTTCCTTGGCTCTTCCCGTTGAAGTATTAGCGACCGCTGCTGGTGCCGTACTAACTTGGCTTCAGGCTAAGAAGCACAATGAATTGAATTCTGCATACGCATTAGCCGCCCATGAGATTGTAATAATCAAAGGTGAGTCCACGTCGGTGCATGATGAAGGGCAACTGTCCGAGTTCGTAACCAATAGTGAATCAGCATTTTCAAGGGAGCATACACAGTGGGTCGCACGCAAGGGAGACTAG
- a CDS encoding thioredoxin family protein: MPFKHEYTPESLTPEEVAHSKGPLLIEFGTNWCGFCKAAQPRIKAAMESYSGVEHVKVEDGKGRRLGRTFGVKLWPTLIFLEDGEEVTRLVRPENSEDIATGLAQIQRS; this comes from the coding sequence ATGCCGTTTAAGCACGAATACACACCCGAGTCCTTAACGCCAGAAGAGGTCGCGCACAGCAAAGGCCCGTTGTTGATCGAGTTCGGCACAAATTGGTGTGGCTTCTGCAAGGCTGCGCAGCCGCGAATCAAGGCGGCTATGGAGAGCTATTCTGGGGTTGAGCATGTGAAGGTCGAAGATGGCAAGGGGCGCCGGCTGGGCCGGACTTTTGGCGTCAAACTTTGGCCGACGCTGATTTTTCTGGAGGACGGGGAGGAAGTCACACGCCTGGTCCGCCCTGAAAACAGTGAGGATATTGCCACCGGCCTGGCGCAGATTCAGCGCAGCTGA